Part of the Flavobacteriales bacterium genome, CTTTCATTTTGCGATGGGTGTCATTCGGTTTGCCTGTGCTAATGCGGTGATGTGCTGATGCGGTGATGAACAGGGTTGTTGGCAATAGTAAAGTGTGGTTAATAATACGATGAAAGAAGAGACGGGAAATCCGATTGTTGATATCACCTTTCATTTTGCGATAGGTGTCATTCGGTTTGCCGAGGAATTGGAGCAATTGAAAAAGTTTGTCATTGGTCGACAAGTGTTGAGATCAGGTACAGCAATAGGCGCATTGGTGAGGGAAGCACAAACGGCAGAAAGCCGAGCAGATTTTATACATAAATTGAAAATTGCACAGAAGGAGGCGCACGAAACCGAATACTGGCTTCTTCTTTGTCAGCATTCCCATAATTACCCTAACGCAGATGTTTTATTGAAAGACCTGTTATCAATTCAGAAACTATTATCAAGAATCATTTCAACATCGGTTAAAAACAAAGTTC contains:
- a CDS encoding four helix bundle protein, producing MKEETGNPIVDITFHFAIGVIRFAEELEQLKKFVIGRQVLRSGTAIGALVREAQTAESRADFIHKLKIAQKEAHETEYWLLLCQHSHNYPNADVLLKDLLSIQKLLSRIISTSVKNKVQSATTKTHSDSH